From the Gallaecimonas kandeliae genome, one window contains:
- a CDS encoding ABC transporter permease, translating into MNSRNRIALTSIVYKEINRFMRIWVQTLVPPAITMTLYFIIFGSLIGSRVGKMGGYDYMEFIVPGLIMMSVITNSYSNVASSFFSAKFQRFIEEMLVAPVPNSIIILGFVAGGMARGLLVGAIVTMVSLFFAHIQIQHPLVVVITVILTSLLFSLGGLLNAVFAKSFDDISIVPTFILTPLTYLGGVFYSISLLPAFWQGLSHINPILYMVNAFRYGFLGTADIALWQAFSVLGVMIVAMYALAHYLIKNGVGLRH; encoded by the coding sequence ATGAACAGCCGCAACCGTATCGCCCTTACGTCCATCGTCTACAAGGAAATCAACCGCTTCATGCGCATCTGGGTGCAGACCCTGGTGCCGCCGGCCATCACCATGACCCTCTACTTCATCATCTTCGGCAGCCTGATCGGCAGCCGGGTGGGCAAGATGGGCGGTTATGACTACATGGAGTTCATAGTGCCCGGCCTCATCATGATGTCGGTGATCACCAACTCCTATTCCAATGTGGCGTCGAGCTTCTTCTCCGCCAAGTTCCAGCGCTTCATCGAGGAGATGCTGGTGGCACCTGTGCCCAACAGCATCATCATTCTCGGCTTCGTGGCCGGCGGCATGGCCCGTGGTTTGCTGGTGGGGGCCATAGTGACAATGGTGTCGCTGTTCTTCGCCCACATCCAGATCCAGCATCCGCTGGTGGTGGTGATCACCGTCATCCTCACCTCCTTGCTGTTCTCCCTGGGAGGGCTGCTCAACGCCGTCTTCGCCAAGAGCTTCGACGACATCTCCATAGTGCCCACCTTCATCCTGACGCCCCTGACCTACCTGGGCGGCGTCTTCTATTCCATCAGCCTGCTGCCGGCCTTCTGGCAGGGCCTGAGCCACATCAACCCCATCCTCTACATGGTCAACGCCTTCCGTTACGGCTTTCTCGGCACCGCCGATATCGCCCTCTGGCAGGCCTTCTCGGTGCTGGGGGTGATGATAGTGGCCATGTATGCCCTGGCCCACTACCTGATCAAGAACGGCGTCGGACTTCGTCACTGA
- a CDS encoding ABC transporter ATP-binding protein, which produces MSSSPIALDISGLKKTYKSGTQALKGIDLKVNQGDFFALLGPNGAGKSTTIGILASLVNKTEGQVHIFGHDLVQDPVSAKSALGLVPQEFNFNQFETVLQVVVNQAGYYGVPRAKALAKAEQLLKELDLWGKKDARTRELSGGMKRRLMIARALVHEPKLLILDEPTAGVDIEIRRSMWRYLRQLNEEGLTIILTTHYLEEAEMLCRNIAIIDHGRIIENTSMKGLLSKLNTETFILDLAQVEAAPKLEGFEAKLLDDHTLEVQVEKSAGLNPLFAQLSAQGVEVLSMRNKANRLEELFVSLVENGRSGGQA; this is translated from the coding sequence ATGTCTTCAAGTCCCATTGCGCTGGATATCAGCGGCCTCAAAAAGACCTACAAGAGCGGCACCCAGGCCCTCAAGGGCATCGATCTCAAGGTGAACCAGGGGGACTTCTTCGCCCTGCTGGGCCCCAACGGTGCCGGCAAGTCCACCACCATCGGCATACTGGCATCCCTGGTCAACAAGACAGAGGGCCAGGTGCACATCTTCGGCCATGATCTGGTCCAGGACCCCGTCTCGGCCAAGAGCGCCCTGGGCCTGGTGCCCCAGGAATTCAACTTCAACCAGTTCGAGACGGTGCTGCAGGTGGTGGTCAACCAGGCCGGCTACTACGGTGTGCCCCGCGCTAAGGCGCTGGCCAAGGCCGAGCAGCTGCTCAAGGAGCTGGATCTCTGGGGCAAGAAGGACGCCCGCACCCGCGAACTGTCCGGCGGCATGAAGCGCCGGCTGATGATAGCCAGGGCCCTGGTCCACGAGCCCAAGCTGCTGATCCTCGACGAGCCCACCGCCGGCGTCGACATCGAGATCCGCCGCTCCATGTGGCGTTACCTGCGCCAGCTCAACGAGGAAGGGCTGACCATCATCCTCACCACCCATTACCTCGAAGAAGCCGAGATGCTGTGCCGCAACATCGCCATCATCGATCACGGCCGTATCATCGAGAACACCAGCATGAAAGGGCTCTTGTCCAAGCTCAACACCGAGACCTTCATCCTGGATCTGGCTCAGGTTGAAGCCGCGCCCAAGCTGGAAGGTTTCGAAGCCAAGCTGCTGGATGACCACACCCTGGAGGTGCAGGTGGAGAAGAGCGCCGGCCTCAACCCCCTCTTTGCGCAGCTCTCGGCCCAGGGGGTGGAAGTGCTTTCCATGCGTAACAAGGCCAATCGCCTCGAAGAACTCTTTGTCAGCCTGGTCGAGAACGGCCGCAGTGGAGGTCAGGCATGA
- a CDS encoding EAL domain-containing protein, translated as MVLPLLLLAFAISLLTAWLQHHADLRLEQKTSQRHGEQVADLVALAVDKVLALSPRQYQQALNAAGGTARQALLVKNGLVLASLQGNLQGQALDQLPEGLGPLPSLPQAGAKTFHLDNQSLFVRPLAAGVSLLLWTDTAPLAERGTASLLSIVAGVSLLAALVMLISLRRTLFQPLEKLLETLHRRVAGDHDARVGALEEGELGLLGLWLDKVLEEEQEVENRLQQIRLQSEEQEILFRRIFKIMPDLVSITRLSDGRLINVNERWEQVTGWRREEALGHTTLALGLWRSPAERQQLMLQLKDKLMQSCRFNFLNRWGDLVEVEASGCVFEEQGESYLLLSFRDIGERLRKERDLRLLAQVVEVSLDGVMITDANQHILAVNSAFSCITGYAPEEVIGQLPNILNSGIQDQAFYQTMWEKINLDGLWQGEIWNKRKSGDVYPQWLSIRAVKDDQGEVLHYVGVFSDLSDRKAAEDRIAFLAFHDPLTGLPNRTLLVDRCEQALLQAKRDGHCLALIYLDLDRFKAVNDSLGHDIGDTLLNEVVARIQPLCRDGDTLSRQGGDEFLLLLPRINETSQVELVVERILAAMSEPFLVGGHRLWISTSIGVAVYPDDGDNVSQLLRKADTALYHAKDSGRSTFSFFTRDMDKDLSDRLQLESALKDAIGTDQLCLHYQPQIHIASGQIIGVEALMRWNSPTLGQVSPAKFIPLAEDTGLIMPLGAWSLQEACRQLATWRLQGFDGTMAVNISVRQLIRPDFFDLLEAALAQSGLPADRLELELTESLMMDNVEASLEVVRRLKALDVTLSIDDFGTGYSSLSYLKRFAVDNLKIDQSFIKGLSDEGQARSLVRAIVQMAHSLDLQVVAEGVETKEQLAILKAEKVDVAQGYLLGRPMAAEALSELLASQLLPLPALQ; from the coding sequence TTGGTATTGCCGTTGCTGCTGCTGGCCTTTGCCATTTCCCTGCTCACCGCCTGGCTACAGCACCACGCCGACCTCCGCTTGGAACAAAAGACCAGCCAGCGCCATGGCGAGCAGGTGGCCGACCTGGTCGCCTTGGCCGTAGATAAAGTCCTGGCACTGTCTCCAAGGCAATACCAGCAGGCCTTGAACGCGGCCGGCGGCACGGCCCGCCAGGCGTTGCTGGTCAAGAACGGCCTGGTGCTGGCCAGCCTGCAAGGCAACCTTCAAGGCCAGGCGCTGGACCAGTTGCCCGAGGGGCTGGGCCCACTGCCATCCTTGCCCCAGGCCGGTGCCAAGACCTTTCACCTGGATAACCAATCCCTCTTCGTGAGGCCCTTGGCGGCCGGCGTCAGCCTGCTGCTGTGGACGGATACGGCGCCCCTGGCCGAGCGCGGCACCGCCTCCTTACTGTCTATCGTCGCCGGCGTCAGCCTGCTGGCGGCGTTGGTCATGCTCATCAGCCTGCGCAGGACCTTGTTCCAACCCCTCGAAAAGCTGTTGGAGACCCTACACCGACGGGTGGCGGGGGACCATGATGCCAGGGTCGGTGCCCTGGAGGAGGGGGAGCTGGGCCTGCTGGGGTTGTGGCTGGACAAGGTGCTGGAAGAGGAGCAGGAGGTCGAGAACAGGTTGCAGCAGATCAGGCTGCAAAGCGAGGAACAGGAGATACTGTTCAGGCGCATTTTCAAGATCATGCCGGACTTGGTCTCCATCACCCGCCTTTCCGATGGCCGCCTTATCAACGTCAACGAGCGCTGGGAACAGGTGACAGGCTGGCGCCGGGAAGAGGCCTTGGGCCATACCACCCTGGCGCTGGGGCTCTGGCGGAGCCCGGCCGAGCGCCAGCAGCTGATGTTGCAGCTCAAGGACAAGCTCATGCAAAGCTGCAGGTTCAATTTCCTGAACCGCTGGGGGGACTTGGTCGAGGTGGAGGCCTCTGGCTGTGTCTTCGAGGAGCAGGGGGAGTCTTACCTGTTGTTGTCCTTTCGGGACATCGGCGAGCGGCTGCGCAAGGAGCGGGATCTGCGGCTCCTGGCCCAGGTGGTGGAGGTGAGCCTGGACGGGGTCATGATCACCGACGCCAACCAGCACATATTGGCGGTCAACAGCGCCTTCAGCTGCATCACCGGCTACGCCCCCGAGGAGGTCATAGGCCAACTGCCGAACATCCTCAATTCCGGCATCCAGGACCAGGCCTTTTACCAGACCATGTGGGAAAAGATTAACCTGGATGGGCTCTGGCAAGGGGAGATCTGGAACAAGCGCAAGTCGGGTGACGTCTATCCCCAATGGCTGAGCATCAGGGCCGTCAAGGACGACCAGGGCGAGGTGCTGCATTATGTGGGGGTCTTCTCGGATCTCAGCGATCGCAAGGCGGCCGAGGACCGCATCGCCTTCCTGGCCTTCCATGACCCCCTGACCGGCCTGCCCAACAGGACCCTGCTGGTGGACAGGTGCGAACAGGCCTTGCTGCAGGCCAAAAGGGACGGCCATTGCCTGGCCCTCATCTACCTGGATCTGGACAGGTTCAAGGCCGTCAACGACAGCCTGGGCCATGACATTGGGGACACCCTGTTGAATGAGGTGGTTGCGCGCATCCAGCCGTTGTGCCGGGACGGGGACACCCTCTCTCGCCAAGGGGGGGATGAGTTCCTGCTGTTGCTGCCGCGCATCAATGAAACCAGCCAGGTGGAACTGGTGGTGGAGCGGATCCTGGCGGCCATGAGCGAGCCTTTCCTCGTCGGTGGCCACCGGCTCTGGATCAGCACCTCCATCGGGGTCGCCGTCTACCCGGACGATGGGGACAACGTCTCGCAACTGCTGCGCAAGGCCGACACCGCCCTCTACCATGCCAAGGACAGCGGCCGCAGTACTTTCAGCTTCTTCACCCGGGACATGGACAAGGATCTTTCCGACCGGCTGCAGTTGGAGTCCGCCCTCAAGGACGCCATAGGCACCGACCAGCTGTGTCTCCACTACCAGCCGCAGATCCACATCGCCAGCGGCCAGATCATCGGCGTCGAGGCGCTGATGCGCTGGAACAGCCCCACCCTGGGCCAGGTATCCCCCGCCAAGTTCATCCCCCTTGCCGAAGACACCGGCCTCATCATGCCCCTGGGGGCCTGGTCGTTGCAGGAAGCCTGCCGGCAGCTGGCCACCTGGCGCTTGCAGGGCTTTGACGGCACCATGGCCGTCAACATCTCGGTGCGCCAGTTGATCCGTCCCGATTTCTTCGACCTGCTGGAGGCGGCCCTGGCCCAGAGTGGCCTCCCTGCCGACCGCCTGGAGCTGGAACTGACCGAGAGCCTGATGATGGACAACGTGGAGGCCAGCCTGGAGGTGGTGCGCCGGCTCAAGGCCCTGGATGTCACCCTCTCCATCGACGACTTCGGCACCGGTTATTCCAGCCTGAGCTACCTCAAGCGCTTTGCCGTGGACAACCTCAAGATCGACCAGAGTTTCATCAAGGGCCTCTCCGATGAGGGCCAGGCCCGTTCCCTGGTCAGGGCCATAGTCCAGATGGCCCACAGCCTGGACCTGCAAGTGGTGGCCGAAGGGGTGGAGACCAAGGAACAACTGGCTATTCTCAAAGCCGAGAAGGTCGATGTGGCCCAGGGCTACCTGCTGGGCAGGCCCATGGCGGCCGAGGCTCTCAGTGAACTACTTGCCAGCCAGTTGCTGCCCCTGCCGGCATTGCAATAG
- the folK gene encoding 2-amino-4-hydroxy-6-hydroxymethyldihydropteridine diphosphokinase, giving the protein MSSLAFIGLGANLDAPARQLWQALHHLAALPQSRLLQCSSFYASKPMGPQDQPDYVNAVAVLETGLEPLALLDALQAIEERQGRVRQRRWGERTLDLDLLLFGDQRLDLPRLQVPHYGLKDRDFVLLPLWELAPELVLPDGQPLAALVPEAEALAKVAEPL; this is encoded by the coding sequence ATGAGTAGCCTCGCTTTTATCGGGCTGGGGGCCAACTTGGACGCCCCGGCCCGCCAGCTCTGGCAGGCCTTGCACCACCTGGCGGCCCTGCCACAAAGCCGCCTGCTCCAATGCTCCAGTTTCTATGCCTCCAAGCCCATGGGCCCCCAGGACCAACCCGATTACGTCAACGCCGTGGCAGTCCTGGAAACCGGGCTGGAGCCTCTGGCCCTGCTGGACGCCCTGCAGGCCATAGAAGAGCGCCAAGGCCGGGTGCGCCAGCGCCGCTGGGGGGAACGCACCCTGGATCTGGACCTGCTGCTCTTCGGCGACCAACGGCTCGATCTGCCCAGGCTCCAAGTGCCACACTATGGGCTCAAGGACAGGGACTTCGTGCTGCTGCCGCTCTGGGAACTGGCTCCCGAACTGGTACTACCAGATGGACAACCCTTGGCAGCCCTGGTGCCCGAAGCCGAGGCCCTGGCCAAGGTCGCCGAGCCCCTTTGA
- the pcnB gene encoding polynucleotide adenylyltransferase PcnB yields the protein MISRVIDFCRRMVGGKESEPSAVIPRDEHNISRKDISDNALKVLYRLNKAGYEAYLVGGGVRDLLLGLHPKDFDIVTNAHPDDIKKLFRNCRLVGRRFRLAHILFGRDVIEVATFRGSLTDNPDAARSEEGMLLRDNAYSDSVEEDALRRDFSINALYYNIADYSIVDFAGGMQALEERRIELIGDPATRYREDPVRMLRAVRFATKLDMDIAPDTANPIRELAPLLDDIPAARLFEECLKLFMAGHGLDNFRMLADYGLLQRLFPSLAPYLDDAKARRLMELALDNTDQRVRTDQKSTPAFLFAALLWPVLDIRAQDILLESGLPSNDAYQLAMNEVLDDQCRRIAIPRRFTTTIREIWTLQLRLDKRAGRRAERLFEHPRFRAAFDFLEMRGEVEGKEIKALAQWWQQYQLEDESGRRHLVSGLFEAKGPKRRKPRKRRPRAPQTQA from the coding sequence ATTATTTCCCGAGTGATAGACTTTTGCCGCCGTATGGTCGGGGGCAAGGAAAGCGAGCCCAGTGCCGTCATTCCCCGCGACGAGCACAACATCAGCCGCAAGGACATCAGCGACAACGCCCTCAAGGTGCTCTACCGCCTCAACAAGGCCGGTTACGAGGCCTACCTGGTGGGCGGCGGTGTGCGCGACCTGCTGCTGGGGCTGCACCCCAAAGATTTCGACATCGTCACCAATGCCCACCCCGACGATATCAAGAAACTGTTCCGCAACTGCCGCCTGGTGGGCCGCCGCTTCCGCCTGGCCCATATCCTCTTCGGCCGTGACGTCATCGAAGTCGCCACCTTCCGCGGCAGCCTCACCGACAACCCGGACGCCGCCCGCTCCGAAGAAGGCATGCTGCTGCGGGACAACGCCTACAGCGACTCGGTGGAAGAAGACGCCCTGCGCCGCGACTTTTCCATCAACGCCCTCTACTACAACATCGCCGACTACAGCATCGTCGATTTCGCCGGCGGCATGCAGGCCCTGGAAGAACGCCGTATCGAGCTGATCGGCGATCCGGCCACCCGCTACCGTGAAGATCCGGTGCGGATGCTGAGGGCCGTGCGCTTCGCCACCAAGCTGGACATGGACATAGCCCCGGATACGGCCAACCCCATCCGCGAGCTGGCGCCACTGCTGGACGACATCCCCGCCGCCCGCCTCTTCGAGGAGTGCCTCAAGCTGTTCATGGCCGGCCATGGCCTGGACAACTTCCGCATGCTGGCCGACTACGGCCTGCTGCAACGGCTCTTCCCGAGCCTGGCCCCCTACCTGGACGATGCCAAGGCCCGCCGCCTCATGGAACTGGCCCTGGACAACACCGATCAGCGGGTCCGCACCGACCAGAAGAGCACCCCGGCCTTCCTCTTTGCCGCCCTGCTCTGGCCTGTGCTGGACATCCGCGCCCAGGACATACTGCTGGAATCCGGCCTGCCCAGTAACGACGCTTACCAGTTGGCCATGAACGAGGTGCTGGACGACCAGTGCCGGCGCATCGCCATACCGCGCCGCTTCACCACTACCATCCGCGAGATCTGGACACTGCAGCTGCGCCTGGACAAGCGCGCCGGCCGCCGTGCCGAACGGCTCTTCGAACACCCACGCTTTCGCGCCGCCTTCGACTTCCTGGAGATGCGCGGCGAGGTGGAAGGCAAGGAGATCAAGGCCCTGGCCCAGTGGTGGCAGCAGTACCAGCTTGAGGATGAGTCCGGCCGCCGCCACCTGGTATCCGGCCTCTTCGAGGCCAAGGGACCCAAGCGCCGCAAGCCCCGCAAACGCCGCCCCAGGGCTCCCCAGACCCAGGCATGA
- a CDS encoding RNA recognition motif domain-containing protein, with protein MNLFVSNLSFRVEADALAQLFSQYGEVQRAHIVKDKETGRSRGFGFVEMADKAMGEAAIKALNGQEFEGRSLVVNEAKPREQQSRPRRF; from the coding sequence ATGAACCTGTTCGTATCCAACCTGTCCTTCCGCGTGGAAGCCGACGCCCTGGCTCAACTTTTCAGCCAGTACGGTGAAGTACAGCGTGCCCATATCGTGAAAGACAAGGAAACCGGCCGCTCCCGTGGTTTCGGTTTCGTAGAAATGGCCGACAAAGCCATGGGCGAAGCTGCCATCAAGGCCCTCAACGGCCAGGAATTCGAAGGCCGCAGCCTGGTGGTCAACGAAGCCAAGCCCCGCGAGCAACAAAGTCGCCCCCGCCGTTTCTGA
- the panC gene encoding pantoate--beta-alanine ligase, with protein MRTVHSVKDLRAQVKAWRQKGERVALVPTMGNLHEGHLTLVREAKLQADRVVVSIFVNPLQFGAGEDLSSYPRTPEEDSAALFEEGVDLLFMPGVEVLYPHGMDGHTKVEVPGISELYCGQTRPGHFRGVATVVCKLLNLVQPDIACFGMKDYQQLAVIRHMVDDLAMPVDIVGVPTVRADSGLALSSRNGYLTAEELAKAPALYATLEGLGASLADGNKDFAALVAQGREKLEQAGLKPDYLHILNADSLAPADTQDQTLVILVAAYLGKARLIDNLLVDLQA; from the coding sequence ATGCGCACAGTGCATTCCGTTAAGGATCTGCGCGCCCAGGTAAAGGCCTGGCGCCAGAAAGGTGAGCGAGTCGCCCTGGTCCCCACCATGGGCAACCTCCACGAAGGCCACCTGACCCTGGTCAGGGAAGCCAAGCTCCAGGCCGACCGGGTGGTGGTCTCCATCTTCGTCAACCCCCTGCAGTTTGGGGCCGGTGAAGATCTGTCCTCCTATCCCCGCACCCCGGAGGAAGACAGCGCCGCCCTCTTCGAAGAGGGGGTCGACCTGCTGTTCATGCCCGGTGTCGAGGTGCTCTACCCCCATGGCATGGACGGCCACACCAAGGTGGAAGTGCCCGGGATCTCCGAACTGTACTGTGGCCAGACCCGTCCCGGCCATTTCCGCGGCGTGGCCACCGTCGTCTGCAAGCTGCTCAACCTGGTCCAACCCGACATCGCCTGCTTCGGCATGAAGGACTACCAGCAGCTGGCCGTCATCCGCCACATGGTGGACGACCTGGCCATGCCGGTGGACATAGTGGGTGTGCCGACGGTACGGGCCGACAGCGGCCTGGCCCTGAGCTCCCGCAACGGTTACCTGACCGCCGAAGAGCTGGCCAAGGCTCCGGCCCTCTACGCCACCCTGGAAGGCCTTGGCGCCAGCCTGGCCGACGGGAACAAGGATTTTGCCGCCCTGGTCGCCCAGGGCCGTGAAAAGCTGGAGCAGGCCGGCCTCAAGCCGGACTACCTCCATATCCTCAATGCCGACTCCCTGGCCCCTGCCGATACGCAGGACCAGACACTGGTGATACTGGTGGCCGCCTATCTGGGCAAGGCCCGTCTCATCGACAACCTGCTGGTGGATTTGCAGGCATAA
- the panD gene encoding aspartate 1-decarboxylase, translating into MQRVMLQGKLHQARVTHSVLEYEGSCAIDQDFLDAAGILEYEEIQIYNIDNGERFTTYAISGERGSKVISVNGAAAHKAKQGDRVIICAYVRLDTDEALKHKPSLVYLDAQNNIVRTSKDIPVQVA; encoded by the coding sequence ATGCAAAGAGTGATGCTGCAAGGCAAGCTGCACCAGGCCCGGGTTACCCACTCGGTACTGGAATACGAAGGGTCCTGCGCCATCGACCAGGACTTTTTGGACGCTGCCGGCATTCTGGAATACGAAGAGATCCAGATCTACAACATCGACAACGGTGAGCGCTTTACCACCTACGCCATCAGCGGCGAGCGTGGCTCCAAGGTGATCTCCGTCAACGGTGCCGCCGCCCACAAGGCCAAGCAGGGTGACCGAGTCATCATCTGTGCCTACGTGCGCCTGGACACCGACGAAGCGCTGAAGCACAAGCCCAGCCTGGTCTACCTGGACGCCCAGAACAACATAGTGCGGACCAGCAAGGACATCCCCGTCCAAGTCGCCTGA
- the panB gene encoding 3-methyl-2-oxobutanoate hydroxymethyltransferase, with product MSKVNEAALRKRISTASLLKMKEKGEKFSSLTAYDASFAKLFDEQGVQVLLVGDSLGNVIQGKDDTLGVTIEELAYHTRCVRAASQSALLVTDMPFMSYATPQQACENAATLMRAGAQMVKLEGGEWLCDTIKTLVERSVPVCAHIGLMPQSVHLMGGYKVQGKTVEDAERILREAKALEAAGAQLLVIECVSQKVAKAVTQALRIPVIGIGAGPDTDGQVLVMHDLFGISAGHIPKFSKNFLIETGDMQSAVSRFVTDVAEGRFPAAEHSFD from the coding sequence ATGAGCAAAGTCAACGAAGCCGCGCTGCGAAAGCGCATCTCCACCGCCAGCCTCCTGAAGATGAAGGAGAAGGGGGAGAAGTTCTCCAGCCTCACCGCCTACGACGCCAGCTTCGCCAAACTCTTCGACGAACAGGGTGTGCAGGTGCTGCTGGTCGGCGACTCCCTGGGCAACGTCATCCAGGGCAAGGACGACACCCTCGGCGTCACCATCGAGGAGCTGGCCTACCACACCCGCTGCGTGCGCGCCGCCAGCCAGAGCGCGCTGCTGGTTACCGACATGCCCTTCATGAGCTACGCCACCCCTCAGCAGGCCTGCGAGAACGCCGCCACCCTGATGCGCGCCGGCGCCCAGATGGTCAAGCTGGAAGGGGGCGAGTGGCTCTGTGACACCATCAAAACCCTGGTGGAGCGCAGCGTCCCTGTCTGTGCCCATATCGGCCTGATGCCCCAGTCCGTACACCTGATGGGCGGCTACAAGGTGCAGGGCAAGACGGTGGAAGATGCCGAGCGCATATTGCGTGAAGCCAAGGCCCTGGAAGCGGCCGGCGCCCAGCTGCTGGTCATAGAGTGTGTCAGCCAGAAGGTGGCAAAGGCCGTGACCCAGGCCCTGCGGATCCCGGTGATCGGCATAGGCGCCGGCCCCGATACCGACGGCCAGGTGCTGGTGATGCACGACCTCTTCGGCATCAGCGCCGGCCATATTCCCAAGTTCTCCAAGAATTTCCTGATCGAAACCGGTGACATGCAAAGCGCCGTCAGCCGTTTCGTCACCGACGTGGCCGAGGGGCGTTTCCCTGCGGCCGAGCATTCGTTTGATTGA
- the gluQRS gene encoding tRNA glutamyl-Q(34) synthetase GluQRS, producing MTGYVGRFAPSPSGPLHLGSLVAALGSFLDARAHGGRWLVRIEDIDPPREMPGASSAILRTLEAFGLHWDGEVRYQSRHHQDYDALLARLGSQGHLYRCACTRKQLKEQGLHLRATCNPPAQGAPAALRFRNDAPITGFWDRAQGQVTVPQALAAEDFIIHRKDGLYAYQLAVVADDIDQGMTHIVRGSDLVEASVWQLQLYRALGAAPCSYLHLPLVLGEDGQKLSKQNHAAPIDDANPLPALRQALWHLGQQVPQADSVEDLLKAAVTQWSHLDDSQPAQARV from the coding sequence ATGACCGGCTATGTGGGGCGTTTCGCCCCCAGCCCCTCAGGGCCGCTGCACCTGGGTTCCCTGGTCGCGGCCCTTGGTTCTTTTCTGGATGCCCGCGCCCATGGCGGCCGCTGGCTGGTCCGCATCGAAGACATAGATCCTCCCCGCGAAATGCCCGGCGCCAGCAGCGCCATACTCCGCACCCTTGAGGCCTTCGGCCTGCACTGGGACGGCGAGGTGCGCTACCAGAGCCGCCACCATCAGGACTACGACGCCCTCTTGGCCAGGCTCGGCAGCCAGGGGCACCTCTACCGCTGCGCCTGCACCCGTAAACAGCTCAAGGAGCAGGGCCTGCACCTGCGTGCCACCTGCAACCCACCGGCTCAAGGCGCGCCCGCCGCCCTGCGTTTTCGCAACGACGCCCCTATCACCGGCTTCTGGGACAGAGCCCAGGGTCAGGTGACGGTGCCACAGGCACTGGCCGCCGAGGACTTCATCATCCACCGCAAGGACGGCCTTTATGCCTATCAGTTGGCGGTGGTGGCGGACGACATCGACCAGGGCATGACCCACATAGTGCGGGGCAGCGATCTGGTGGAAGCCTCCGTCTGGCAGCTGCAACTGTATCGGGCCCTTGGGGCCGCCCCCTGTAGCTACCTGCACCTGCCATTGGTGCTGGGAGAAGACGGCCAGAAGCTCTCCAAGCAGAACCACGCCGCCCCCATAGACGACGCCAACCCCCTGCCGGCCCTGCGCCAGGCCCTTTGGCATTTGGGGCAACAGGTGCCGCAAGCCGACAGCGTCGAAGACCTGCTCAAGGCCGCCGTCACACAATGGTCGCACCTGGATGATTCTCAACCGGCCCAGGCTCGGGTATGA
- the trmB gene encoding tRNA (guanine(46)-N(7))-methyltransferase TrmB has protein sequence MPARAVTSNQQSLHERLLELVRRHLDTPFQKPFAQHSLAALAAFRAWRDPTRPLVLDSCCGVGESTALLAARHPGAQVLGVDKSAHRLAKHRHGGDEGDLLLLRADLNDLWRLLAEEGVRPSHHYLLYPNPWPKAAHLQRRWHGGPGFPALLALGGQLQLRSNWLLYVEEFAAALELAGIASRLSEVLEAPITPFERKYLAAGQQCWRLDADLSRG, from the coding sequence ATGCCGGCCCGGGCGGTCACCAGCAACCAGCAGAGCCTGCATGAACGGCTGCTGGAGCTGGTGCGCCGCCACCTGGATACGCCCTTTCAAAAACCCTTTGCCCAGCACAGCCTGGCGGCCCTGGCGGCTTTCAGAGCCTGGCGGGATCCAACCCGGCCACTGGTGCTGGACAGCTGCTGCGGGGTAGGGGAGAGCACGGCCCTGCTGGCGGCTCGTCATCCAGGGGCACAGGTGCTGGGGGTGGACAAGTCCGCCCACCGCCTGGCCAAGCACCGCCATGGCGGGGATGAGGGCGACCTGTTGCTGCTGAGGGCCGATCTCAACGATCTCTGGCGGCTGCTGGCCGAGGAGGGCGTCAGGCCCTCCCACCACTACCTGCTCTATCCCAATCCCTGGCCCAAGGCCGCCCATTTGCAAAGGCGTTGGCATGGCGGCCCCGGCTTCCCGGCGTTGCTGGCCCTGGGTGGTCAGTTGCAGCTGCGCTCCAACTGGCTCCTCTACGTGGAGGAGTTCGCCGCCGCCCTCGAGCTGGCCGGCATCGCCAGCCGGCTGTCGGAGGTGCTGGAGGCACCCATCACTCCCTTCGAGCGCAAATACCTGGCGGCTGGCCAGCAGTGCTGGCGATTGGACGCCGACCTGTCCCGAGGCTAG